A section of the Leptotrichia sp. HSP-342 genome encodes:
- a CDS encoding S1C family serine protease, which yields MKKINFIKKGNKKFALFSMLFLILSCSNKTGNNVENKNNTADTEQQKTISQEDLQKYTKNAVQTQDAFVSVHNSVKDSIVNIRTKKTVIVNTYNPLEEMLFGRSGGQEKRESGSLGSGFVVSKDGYVVTNNHVIDGADEIYVKFSNGREYRTKLVGTSPEVDIAVLKIDSNETFKPLEFANSDQIQIGQWSIAFGNPLGLNDSMTVGIVSAAGRSSLGIEEIENFIQTDAAINQGNSGGPLIDITGKVIGVNTAIYSQSGGSVGIGFAIPANLAMTVKDSIIANGKFEKPYIGVSMGNLDQDKIKALNLKSSNGVFIVDVVPNSPAAAAGIAKNDVITAVDGKEVNSAGAFVGEIAAKKVGQNIKLTVYRNGQPTEVAVTLVKTPSAIEQQRIIQQRQQQLGR from the coding sequence ATGAAAAAAATAAATTTTATAAAAAAGGGAAATAAAAAATTTGCTTTATTTTCAATGTTATTTCTAATTTTAAGCTGTTCCAACAAGACTGGAAATAACGTAGAAAATAAAAATAATACAGCGGATACTGAGCAGCAAAAGACAATTTCTCAGGAAGATTTGCAAAAGTACACTAAAAATGCCGTACAGACACAGGATGCTTTTGTAAGTGTACATAACAGCGTTAAGGATTCAATTGTAAATATCAGAACTAAAAAAACTGTTATAGTAAATACGTATAATCCGCTGGAAGAAATGCTTTTTGGACGTTCTGGAGGACAGGAAAAACGTGAATCAGGGTCACTAGGTTCAGGATTCGTTGTTTCAAAGGATGGATATGTTGTTACAAATAATCATGTTATTGACGGTGCAGATGAAATTTATGTAAAATTCTCAAATGGACGTGAATACCGTACAAAACTTGTAGGAACTTCACCAGAAGTTGATATCGCTGTACTGAAAATTGATTCAAACGAGACTTTTAAACCGTTAGAATTCGCAAATTCAGATCAAATCCAAATCGGACAGTGGTCAATAGCCTTTGGAAATCCATTGGGATTGAACGACTCGATGACAGTTGGAATTGTAAGTGCTGCAGGACGTAGCTCGCTTGGAATTGAAGAAATAGAAAACTTTATTCAAACAGATGCTGCTATCAATCAGGGAAATAGTGGAGGCCCGTTAATTGACATAACAGGAAAAGTTATCGGAGTAAATACTGCGATTTATTCACAAAGTGGAGGAAGTGTAGGAATCGGATTTGCTATTCCGGCAAACTTGGCAATGACAGTCAAAGATTCAATTATCGCAAATGGTAAATTTGAAAAACCATACATTGGCGTTTCTATGGGAAATTTAGATCAAGACAAAATAAAAGCCCTTAATCTGAAATCTTCAAACGGAGTATTCATAGTCGATGTTGTGCCAAATAGTCCAGCCGCGGCGGCAGGAATAGCTAAAAATGATGTTATTACAGCTGTTGATGGAAAAGAAGTAAACTCTGCGGGTGCATTTGTTGGAGAAATTGCCGCTAAAAAAGTTGGACAAAATATAAAATTAACTGTATATAGAAATGGACAGCCAACAGAGGTGGCAGTAACGCTCGTAAAAACTCCTAGTGCGATTGAGCAGCAACGTATTATACAGCAAAGACAGCAGCAACTTGGAAGATAA
- the tpx gene encoding thiol peroxidase — protein MAEIKNKVTFKGNPVTLVGTEVKAGETAPDFTVLSPELKEVKLSDYKGKVVVIAVFPSVDTGVCALQLARFNQEAASFGDDVQLLTISADLPFALGRYCADKGIKNALTASDHKELDFGTKYGFVIKELRLLSRGTVIVDKDGIIKYVEYVKEVGEHPDYEKALEVIKELTK, from the coding sequence ATGGCAGAAATAAAAAATAAAGTAACATTCAAGGGAAATCCTGTAACTCTTGTGGGAACCGAAGTAAAAGCTGGAGAAACAGCACCAGACTTTACAGTTTTATCACCAGAATTAAAGGAAGTAAAATTAAGTGACTATAAAGGAAAGGTTGTTGTAATAGCAGTATTTCCATCAGTTGATACTGGAGTATGTGCTTTACAGCTGGCTAGATTTAATCAGGAAGCAGCAAGTTTTGGAGATGATGTTCAACTACTTACAATCTCGGCTGACCTACCATTTGCATTAGGAAGATATTGTGCAGACAAAGGAATTAAAAACGCTTTAACGGCTTCAGACCATAAAGAGTTAGATTTTGGAACAAAATATGGATTTGTAATAAAAGAATTAAGATTATTGTCAAGAGGAACTGTTATTGTAGATAAAGACGGAATTATTAAATATGTAGAATATGTAAAAGAAGTTGGAGAACATCCAGATTACGAAAAAGCGTTGGAAGTAATAAAAGAGCTAACTAAATAA
- a CDS encoding ArsR/SmtB family transcription factor, which produces MNKILEEENENYEIKAIHKDIVEKVEKMMPEEEVVYDLADFFKILGDTTRMRILSALFQEEMCVYDIANLLKMTQSAISHQLRVLKQGRFVKYRKEGKVVYYSLEDDHIKHIVEQGMTHILEKK; this is translated from the coding sequence ATGAATAAAATACTGGAAGAAGAAAATGAAAATTATGAAATAAAGGCTATTCATAAGGATATTGTGGAAAAGGTCGAAAAAATGATGCCAGAAGAGGAAGTTGTATATGATTTGGCTGATTTTTTTAAGATACTAGGAGATACAACTAGAATGCGAATATTAAGTGCCTTATTTCAAGAAGAAATGTGTGTATATGATATTGCAAATCTTTTGAAAATGACTCAATCTGCTATTTCGCATCAGCTAAGAGTTTTAAAGCAGGGAAGATTTGTTAAGTATAGAAAAGAAGGGAAAGTCGTGTATTATTCACTAGAAGACGATCATATAAAGCATATCGTGGAACAGGGGATGACACATATTTTAGAAAAGAAATAA
- a CDS encoding transposase family protein — MEVVLVDATECEIERPKKQRKYYSGKKRKHMIKAQIVADEKDLRILNISFSHGSVHDFKLFCKSCVHFLKDILLIANKGYIGMNKIHSNSLIPEKSTKRNKLTKEDRKYNSTISKRRIYIEHVNRYIKKFRIVSTRYRKKRRKFALRFSLICAIYNFEL; from the coding sequence ATAGAGGTTGTACTGGTTGACGCTACGGAATGCGAGATTGAACGTCCTAAAAAACAGCGGAAATATTACTCAGGAAAAAAGAGAAAGCACATGATAAAGGCTCAGATAGTGGCAGACGAAAAAGATCTGAGGATACTTAATATCTCATTTTCACATGGAAGCGTTCATGACTTTAAGCTGTTCTGCAAAAGCTGCGTGCATTTTTTAAAAGATATACTTTTAATTGCCAACAAAGGATACATAGGCATGAATAAGATACACAGTAATAGCTTGATACCTGAAAAATCGACAAAAAGGAACAAATTAACTAAAGAAGATAGAAAATACAATTCAACTATTTCAAAGCGGAGAATCTACATAGAGCATGTGAACAGGTATATCAAGAAATTCAGGATAGTGTCTACACGTTACAGAAAGAAGAGAAGAAAATTTGCCCTGAGATTTTCGTTAATTTGTGCAATTTATAATTTTGAACTATAG
- a CDS encoding ABC transporter substrate-binding protein: MFSLDDTLYEIIDKYPEALDFFIANGFEQLKNKQMLEVMGKNIKLKTALMSKKINQELFVEKLETFLQKDADIDVSLDESKADENSDLIIEGVLPCPIRIPLLEGIKDWVNEQNEKNDYTISYTLKSANLGLDWVVEKVKTGNPDKVSDILLSAGFELFFDKNLMGQYMENGIFETHLENMNKDFCNETIDLRDPKKRYAIMGVVPAIFLINKTSLGDRKAPETWADLLNDEFEDSVALPMADLDLFNALLANLYKDFGMDGIHKLARSYKKSLHPAQMVKARTRTPEAPAVSIIPYFFSQMIDGTGDLEAVWPKDGALLSPIFMITKKSKADKIKPFMDLFMSNEIGTIFSANGKFPSTNPNVDNHLEEHQNFKWIGWNYIYSHDIGKIIRECEDEFNNDVQKSLAQ, from the coding sequence ATGTTTAGTTTAGACGATACACTTTATGAGATTATAGACAAGTATCCTGAAGCTCTTGACTTTTTTATTGCTAATGGGTTTGAGCAATTGAAAAATAAACAGATGCTTGAGGTTATGGGGAAAAATATTAAGTTGAAAACGGCACTTATGTCAAAAAAAATTAATCAGGAACTGTTTGTTGAAAAGCTGGAAACATTTTTGCAAAAAGATGCAGATATTGATGTTTCACTGGATGAAAGCAAAGCTGATGAAAATAGTGACTTGATAATTGAAGGAGTTCTACCTTGCCCTATCAGAATACCACTTTTAGAAGGTATAAAAGACTGGGTAAACGAACAGAATGAGAAAAATGATTATACTATTTCATATACCTTAAAATCAGCAAATTTAGGGCTTGACTGGGTTGTGGAAAAAGTTAAGACAGGTAATCCTGACAAAGTTTCGGATATATTGCTTTCGGCTGGATTTGAACTGTTTTTTGATAAAAATTTGATGGGGCAGTACATGGAAAATGGTATTTTTGAAACACACCTTGAAAATATGAATAAAGATTTCTGCAACGAAACTATTGATTTGCGGGATCCTAAAAAACGTTACGCAATAATGGGAGTTGTGCCAGCAATATTTTTGATAAACAAGACTTCTTTAGGAGATAGAAAAGCACCAGAAACTTGGGCAGACTTGTTAAATGACGAATTTGAAGACTCAGTTGCATTGCCAATGGCTGATTTAGACTTGTTTAATGCCCTTCTTGCAAATCTTTACAAAGATTTTGGAATGGACGGGATACATAAATTGGCACGTTCATACAAAAAAAGCCTGCATCCAGCTCAAATGGTAAAAGCCAGAACTCGAACACCAGAAGCCCCTGCTGTCAGCATTATTCCATACTTCTTTTCACAAATGATTGACGGAACAGGAGATTTGGAGGCTGTATGGCCAAAAGATGGAGCTTTGCTAAGCCCAATATTTATGATTACCAAAAAATCTAAGGCAGATAAAATCAAGCCATTTATGGACTTATTTATGTCAAATGAAATTGGAACAATTTTTTCTGCAAATGGAAAATTCCCGTCAACAAATCCAAATGTGGATAACCATTTAGAAGAACATCAGAATTTTAAATGGATTGGCTGGAATTACATCTATAGCCATGATATTGGAAAAATTATTCGTGAATGTGAAGATGAATTTAATAATGATGTGCAAAAAAGCCTTGCACAATAA
- a CDS encoding GTP-binding protein — protein sequence MNLIIFSGPPSSGKTSVILKTVEALKSQGMSVGVVKFDCLYTDDDKLYAKAGIPVKKGISGALCPDHFFVSNIEEVVQWGNSLGLSILITESAGLCNRCSPYIKDIKGVCVIDNLSGINTPKKIGPLLKAADIVIITKGDIVSQAEREVFASRVNSVNPKAVTMHVNGLTGQGAYELSTLLYEKELEIDSVQGMELRFPMPSALCSYCLGEKRIGEKYQMGNVRKMNLQQ from the coding sequence ATGAATTTAATAATATTTTCAGGCCCACCATCATCAGGAAAAACAAGCGTTATTCTAAAAACAGTAGAAGCCTTAAAATCACAAGGAATGTCAGTTGGAGTAGTAAAATTCGACTGCCTTTACACAGATGATGACAAATTATACGCAAAAGCGGGAATTCCAGTAAAAAAAGGAATTTCAGGAGCTTTATGTCCAGACCATTTCTTCGTATCAAATATCGAGGAAGTTGTACAATGGGGAAACAGCCTTGGGCTTTCAATATTAATTACAGAATCAGCAGGCCTTTGCAACAGATGTTCGCCATATATCAAGGACATCAAGGGAGTCTGTGTAATCGACAATTTATCAGGAATTAATACGCCTAAAAAGATTGGACCATTATTAAAAGCCGCTGATATTGTGATTATTACCAAAGGAGACATTGTTTCACAAGCTGAACGTGAAGTTTTTGCCTCACGTGTGAACTCTGTAAATCCAAAAGCTGTAACAATGCACGTTAACGGGCTTACTGGACAGGGAGCGTACGAATTGAGTACACTTCTTTATGAGAAAGAATTGGAAATAGACAGCGTTCAAGGAATGGAACTTAGATTTCCAATGCCATCGGCACTTTGCTCTTACTGCTTAGGAGAAAAGAGAATCGGTGAAAAATACCAGATGGGTAATGTCCGAAAAATGAATTTACAGCAATAA
- a CDS encoding ATP-binding cassette domain-containing protein: MKNNDLINKLTISELSNKYPFAENFFTENHLPVETFQDKTFHEFIVTFSEDKIEDFALDVEKIEESLVDYIEQMKLFLGMEEENSIDMLTIVAGQDKSGNKEGFERLDIHKSEIISIVGPTGSGKSRLLADIEWTAQKDTPTQRQILINSELPDKKWRYSSNNKLVAQLSQNMNFVMDLSVKEFLELHAQSRMIEDIDETVEKIITAANNLAGEQFDLTTAITALSGGQSRALMIADTAILSSSPIVLIDEIENAGIDRKKALELLVSSDKIVLMATHDPTLALIADKRIIIKNGGISKIITTSPEEKKILKKLDEMDDIIQKMRSDLRKGEILKSDF, from the coding sequence ATGAAAAATAACGATTTAATAAATAAATTGACTATTAGTGAACTTAGCAATAAATATCCCTTTGCAGAAAATTTTTTTACTGAAAATCACTTGCCTGTGGAAACTTTTCAGGATAAGACATTTCACGAGTTCATCGTAACTTTTTCAGAAGATAAAATTGAGGACTTTGCACTGGATGTGGAAAAAATTGAGGAAAGTCTAGTTGATTATATTGAGCAGATGAAACTTTTTTTGGGAATGGAAGAGGAAAATTCGATTGATATGCTTACAATTGTCGCTGGACAAGATAAATCTGGGAATAAAGAGGGATTTGAGCGGCTTGATATTCATAAATCAGAAATTATTTCCATTGTTGGGCCTACAGGCTCTGGAAAATCAAGACTTCTTGCCGACATCGAATGGACTGCCCAGAAAGACACTCCAACACAGCGTCAAATCCTTATAAACAGTGAACTTCCAGACAAAAAATGGCGTTATTCCTCAAACAACAAATTAGTCGCACAACTATCACAAAACATGAATTTCGTTATGGATTTATCAGTAAAAGAATTTCTAGAACTGCACGCTCAAAGCCGAATGATTGAAGACATTGATGAAACTGTAGAAAAAATCATTACTGCTGCAAATAATCTGGCTGGAGAGCAATTTGACTTAACTACTGCAATCACAGCCCTAAGTGGTGGACAATCCCGTGCTTTAATGATTGCCGACACAGCCATTTTAAGCTCATCTCCAATTGTCCTAATTGACGAAATTGAAAATGCAGGAATTGACAGGAAAAAAGCCTTGGAATTACTTGTTTCATCTGACAAAATCGTATTAATGGCAACACACGACCCAACATTGGCACTAATAGCAGATAAACGAATTATAATAAAAAATGGTGGAATCAGTAAAATTATTACAACAAGCCCTGAAGAAAAGAAAATTTTGAAAAAACTCGATGAAATGGATGATATTATTCAAAAAATGAGAAGTGATTTAAGAAAAGGGGAAATTTTAAAAAGTGATTTTTAA
- a CDS encoding adhesion protein FadA — protein MTKKLLVSLGILVLSSISFAAPTKQAATRPSAGGSIENSLNNLENQLSRLQQMEDSKFREQEAQANAAVQRLSNYNAMQVKIDQRIAEIEANAEASIFGKEFKAKIAEYKNLRNQLDKEIAKEQQAIENFELIRSLRQ, from the coding sequence ATGACAAAAAAATTATTAGTATCATTAGGAATCTTAGTATTAAGCAGTATTTCATTTGCTGCACCTACAAAACAAGCAGCAACAAGACCTTCAGCAGGAGGTTCTATTGAAAATAGTTTAAATAATCTAGAAAATCAATTAAGTAGATTACAACAAATGGAAGATTCAAAATTTAGAGAACAAGAAGCTCAAGCTAATGCAGCAGTTCAAAGATTAAGTAATTATAATGCAATGCAAGTTAAAATTGATCAGAGAATTGCTGAAATTGAGGCAAATGCAGAAGCTAGTATTTTTGGGAAAGAATTTAAAGCAAAAATTGCTGAGTATAAAAATTTAAGAAACCAGTTAGATAAAGAAATTGCTAAAGAACAACAAGCTATAGAGAATTTTGAATTAATTAGATCTTTAAGACAATAA
- a CDS encoding adhesion protein FadA yields MKKVGILFILLNVLSFSAVSAKSTKTTTTQSVIGRFNQLEAEYERLLNMEQQEYDKLKATADAATNKLAEKEAQKAQLQERISKVEAAGEAKAFKAEYAELAKKYKSVVKALDNEIKSLKATIDNFTAIETLKSN; encoded by the coding sequence ATGAAAAAAGTTGGAATTTTATTCATACTTCTAAATGTTCTATCGTTTTCAGCAGTTTCTGCAAAATCTACTAAAACAACAACAACACAATCAGTAATTGGTAGATTTAATCAACTTGAAGCAGAATATGAAAGATTGTTAAATATGGAACAACAAGAGTATGATAAATTAAAGGCAACCGCTGATGCAGCAACAAATAAATTAGCAGAAAAAGAAGCTCAAAAAGCTCAACTTCAAGAAAGAATATCAAAAGTTGAAGCTGCTGGAGAAGCAAAAGCTTTCAAAGCAGAATATGCTGAATTAGCCAAAAAATATAAATCTGTAGTTAAAGCACTGGATAATGAAATTAAGTCTTTAAAAGCAACAATAGATAATTTCACAGCTATAGAAACATTGAAATCAAATTAA
- the eno gene encoding phosphopyruvate hydratase codes for MTRIEDIYAREILDSRGNPTVEVEVYLEGGAMGRASVPSGASTGEHEAVELRDGDKSRYLGQGVLQAVENVNKVIAEHLIGFDALDQVAIDKAMIELDGTPNKGKLGANAILGVSLAVAKAAANQLGIPLYRYLGGVNAKELPVPMMNILNGGSHADSAVDVQEFMVQPVGAKTYKEALRMGSEIFHHLGKILKANGDSTNVGNEGGYAPSNINGTEGALDVISQAVEAAGYKLGEDITFAMDAASSEFATKNADGSYTYTFKREGGVVRNSDEMVEWYKHLTSKYPIVSIEDGLAEDDWDGFKKLTDAIGKDVQLVGDDLFVTNTVRLAEGIKKGIANSILIKVNQIGTLTETLDAIEMAKKAGYTAVVSHRSGETEDDTIADIAVATNAGQIKTGSASRTDRMAKYNQLLRIEDDLAEEAVYEGKKAFYNINIK; via the coding sequence ATGACTAGAATTGAAGATATCTATGCAAGAGAGATACTTGATTCAAGAGGAAATCCAACTGTGGAAGTTGAAGTTTACTTAGAAGGTGGAGCAATGGGAAGAGCATCTGTACCATCTGGAGCATCAACTGGAGAACATGAAGCAGTTGAATTAAGAGATGGTGACAAATCTAGATATTTAGGACAAGGTGTATTACAAGCAGTAGAAAATGTAAACAAAGTTATTGCTGAACACTTAATCGGATTTGATGCTTTAGACCAAGTAGCTATTGATAAAGCTATGATCGAGTTAGACGGAACACCTAACAAAGGTAAATTGGGAGCTAACGCAATCTTAGGTGTATCATTAGCAGTGGCAAAAGCAGCGGCTAACCAATTAGGTATACCTTTATACAGATATTTAGGTGGAGTAAACGCTAAAGAATTACCAGTACCAATGATGAATATCTTAAATGGTGGATCACATGCTGATTCAGCAGTAGACGTTCAAGAATTCATGGTACAACCTGTAGGAGCTAAAACATACAAAGAAGCATTAAGAATGGGTTCTGAAATTTTCCACCACTTAGGAAAAATCTTAAAAGCAAACGGAGATTCTACTAATGTAGGAAATGAAGGTGGATACGCACCATCTAACATTAATGGAACTGAAGGAGCTTTAGATGTAATTTCTCAAGCAGTAGAAGCTGCTGGATACAAATTAGGAGAAGACATTACATTCGCAATGGATGCTGCTTCATCAGAATTTGCAACTAAAAATGCAGACGGATCTTATACTTATACATTCAAAAGAGAAGGTGGAGTTGTAAGAAACTCAGACGAAATGGTTGAATGGTACAAACACTTAACTTCTAAATACCCAATCGTATCAATTGAAGACGGACTTGCTGAAGATGACTGGGATGGATTCAAAAAATTAACTGATGCAATCGGAAAAGATGTTCAATTAGTAGGGGATGACTTGTTCGTTACTAACACAGTAAGATTAGCTGAAGGAATTAAAAAAGGAATTGCTAATTCAATCTTAATTAAAGTAAACCAAATTGGTACTTTAACAGAAACATTGGATGCAATTGAAATGGCTAAAAAAGCTGGATATACTGCAGTAGTATCTCATAGATCAGGAGAAACTGAAGATGATACAATTGCTGATATTGCAGTTGCTACAAACGCAGGACAAATTAAAACAGGATCTGCTTCAAGAACAGATAGAATGGCTAAATATAACCAATTATTAAGAATCGAAGATGATTTGGCTGAAGAAGCTGTTTATGAAGGTAAAAAAGCATTCTATAATATCAACATTAAATAA